A single window of Ammoniphilus sp. CFH 90114 DNA harbors:
- the dcm gene encoding DNA (cytosine-5-)-methyltransferase: MTTNNLTEFARLRERSGLSIDQTAHFLGKTVQTIRRWERGSSNPTAKTMEHMSIIADVQSGEDVRGINAFRFIDLFAGIGGVRKGFESIGGQCVFTSEWDDACRKTYEANFACDHTISGDIRDVDLDNVPTYDVLLGGFPCQPFSIAGVSKKNSLGVEHGFRCDTQGTLFFDVAQMIDYHRPAAFLLENVKNLVSHDKGRTFEVIMRTLKEELGYHVDFKVIDAKGWVPQHRERIFIVGFREDVGFSFDNLAINSPTEGPRLHSILHPEDGSEVEEVPYTIGANAEVAEKYTLSNGLWQYLQNYAEKHRAKGNGFGYGLVGPNDVARTLSARYYKDGSEILIRQEGRNPRRLTPRECARLMGFDRIGQDPFNIPVSDTQAYKQFGNSVAVPVVEAVARYMMPYILRLSSRNARRRRTANVEQLRLFGATTTEEIVV, from the coding sequence ATGACTACTAACAACTTGACTGAATTTGCCAGATTAAGAGAAAGATCGGGTCTCTCTATAGATCAAACAGCTCACTTTTTAGGTAAAACTGTTCAGACCATCCGTCGTTGGGAAAGAGGATCATCAAATCCCACTGCAAAAACAATGGAGCATATGAGCATTATTGCAGATGTTCAAAGCGGAGAAGATGTTAGAGGAATAAATGCTTTTAGGTTTATCGATTTGTTTGCGGGCATTGGGGGAGTAAGAAAGGGTTTTGAGTCAATTGGAGGTCAATGTGTTTTTACATCTGAGTGGGATGATGCCTGTAGGAAGACTTATGAGGCTAACTTTGCGTGTGATCACACTATTTCTGGTGATATACGAGACGTTGATTTAGATAATGTACCTACATACGATGTTTTATTAGGAGGCTTCCCGTGCCAACCTTTTTCAATTGCAGGTGTATCTAAAAAAAATTCACTTGGAGTTGAACATGGATTTCGATGTGATACCCAAGGAACATTATTCTTTGATGTAGCTCAAATGATTGATTACCATAGACCGGCTGCTTTCTTACTAGAGAATGTAAAGAATTTAGTCAGTCACGATAAAGGCCGTACGTTTGAGGTAATTATGAGGACCTTAAAAGAAGAATTAGGATATCATGTAGATTTTAAGGTTATTGATGCAAAAGGTTGGGTACCTCAACATCGAGAAAGAATTTTTATTGTAGGATTTAGGGAAGATGTTGGATTTTCTTTTGATAATCTGGCTATTAATAGTCCGACTGAAGGTCCTAGATTACACAGTATTCTACATCCAGAAGATGGCTCCGAGGTAGAAGAGGTTCCTTATACAATTGGAGCAAATGCAGAGGTAGCTGAAAAGTATACGTTAAGTAACGGGCTGTGGCAGTACCTTCAAAATTACGCTGAAAAGCATAGAGCAAAAGGAAATGGTTTTGGATACGGATTAGTTGGTCCCAATGATGTGGCACGTACTTTGTCAGCTAGGTACTATAAAGATGGATCTGAAATTCTTATAAGGCAAGAGGGGCGAAATCCTCGACGGTTAACTCCACGTGAATGTGCTAGGTTAATGGGGTTCGATCGCATTGGGCAAGATCCTTTCAACATCCCAGTCTCTGATACTCAAGCATACAAGCAATTTGGTAATTCAGTTGCTGTTCCGGTTGTAGAAGCTGTAGCTAGATATATGATGCCTTATATTCTGCGATTATCTAGTAGAAATGCTAGGAGAAGAAGAACAGCTAATGTTGAGCAACTACGATTATTTGGCGCGACAACAACAGAAGAAATCGTTGTTTGA
- a CDS encoding site-specific integrase, with protein sequence MELVEPIRDRKKIQSMKTYLKGKNIRDYALFVLGINVGLRIGDLLSLKVGDVVDANGKVHDRIRLREQKTEKLRIFVIGESGCKAIKDYIDYRKGCCLDEPLFPSRKGTGPIQRGQARKILSSAAKAVGIMDPIGTHSLRKTFGYWAYKSGQDIVRLQALFNHVSPKVTLAYIGITQEEIEEVYLSVNL encoded by the coding sequence ATGGAGCTGGTTGAACCGATTAGGGATCGGAAGAAAATTCAGTCGATGAAAACCTATTTAAAGGGAAAGAACATTAGAGATTACGCTCTGTTTGTTCTTGGCATTAATGTTGGACTACGAATTGGGGATTTGCTCAGTTTGAAGGTGGGTGATGTCGTTGACGCGAATGGCAAGGTGCATGATCGAATTCGTCTCAGGGAGCAAAAGACCGAAAAGCTAAGAATATTTGTAATTGGAGAATCTGGATGTAAGGCTATAAAAGATTATATCGATTACAGGAAAGGATGCTGCCTTGATGAGCCGTTGTTTCCTTCTAGAAAAGGTACAGGCCCTATTCAGAGAGGACAAGCTCGTAAAATACTTAGCTCAGCTGCAAAAGCAGTTGGAATTATGGATCCCATCGGAACACATTCTCTTCGTAAAACGTTTGGGTATTGGGCATACAAGTCCGGACAGGATATTGTTAGATTGCAAGCGCTGTTTAATCACGTCTCCCCAAAAGTTACCCTAGCCTATATAGGTATTACTCAAGAGGAAATTGAAGAAGTCTATTTGAGTGTTAATCTGTAG
- a CDS encoding CBO0543 family protein, with translation MKYTYQDLLDAREKLSEITYTFWLEHDLFTWRWWFLLAMLIIPWLIWWRFWDKARFKTIAIAGLIAMTLAVFFDDLGVNTMSWSYPYQLVRVAGRLNVIDVTVIPIMFMILYQYFSKWKGYFIALLVAGAFGGYVGEPFLKWLDLYHKLDWTKWQSALSYIGIGIMVKGITDWLIKQEKHT, from the coding sequence ATGAAATATACATATCAAGACTTATTGGATGCTAGAGAGAAACTTAGTGAAATAACCTATACTTTCTGGCTAGAACATGACCTATTTACGTGGCGTTGGTGGTTCTTATTGGCTATGTTAATAATTCCGTGGTTAATTTGGTGGCGGTTTTGGGATAAGGCAAGATTTAAAACCATTGCTATTGCTGGTCTTATAGCTATGACCTTAGCTGTATTTTTTGATGATCTTGGAGTTAATACAATGTCGTGGTCTTATCCATATCAATTAGTTCGAGTAGCAGGGAGATTAAATGTAATTGATGTAACGGTAATTCCTATTATGTTTATGATTCTTTATCAATATTTTTCAAAATGGAAAGGATATTTCATTGCCTTGTTAGTTGCAGGTGCATTTGGAGGATATGTTGGTGAACCGTTTTTGAAATGGCTAGATTTATATCACAAACTAGATTGGACAAAATGGCAGTCAGCATTGAGCTACATAGGAATTGGAATTATGGTAAAAGGGATTACAGATTGGCTAATTAAGCAAGAAAAGCATACTTAG